The following proteins come from a genomic window of Aquimarina sp. MAR_2010_214:
- a CDS encoding universal stress protein, which translates to MRKILIPTDFSENAMNALRYAVELFKYERCDFFLLHAYADEVYDHDTVVSREVFNELKQKVHKNSDVVLEKMLSEIKNISPNPRHEFKLLSMFGSLIDEANDLVDKENLDILIMGTRGETDDRKLTFGSNTLQVLKYVKCPLLVIPSGCSYSPPKNILFPTDYQLPFKRRELKLLSTLTKSFRSVINFLYISDFDKLSIRQEDNKHFLKQSLPTAELIFHQKASEDLTDGINQFIKSNEIDFLVMINSRRSYLESLLHQSTIDKIGLHIKIPFLAMQNLQRY; encoded by the coding sequence ATGAGAAAAATATTGATTCCTACAGATTTTTCAGAAAATGCCATGAATGCTTTACGATATGCTGTTGAACTTTTTAAATATGAGCGTTGTGATTTTTTTCTTCTACATGCTTATGCAGATGAGGTATATGATCACGACACTGTGGTATCCCGCGAAGTTTTTAATGAGCTAAAACAAAAAGTACATAAAAACTCTGATGTGGTCCTAGAGAAGATGCTTTCAGAAATAAAAAATATTTCACCTAACCCCCGACATGAGTTTAAATTACTATCAATGTTCGGAAGTCTGATTGATGAAGCTAATGATCTGGTAGATAAAGAAAACTTAGATATTCTAATTATGGGTACAAGAGGAGAAACTGATGACCGAAAACTTACTTTTGGGAGTAATACCTTGCAAGTGCTTAAATATGTAAAATGCCCTTTATTAGTAATTCCGAGTGGTTGTAGTTATAGTCCACCAAAAAACATTTTGTTTCCAACGGATTATCAATTACCATTTAAACGAAGAGAGTTAAAGTTATTAAGTACACTCACCAAAAGTTTTAGATCGGTGATTAATTTTTTATATATATCTGATTTTGATAAACTTTCTATAAGACAGGAAGATAATAAACACTTTTTAAAACAATCATTACCTACAGCAGAATTAATATTTCATCAAAAGGCATCAGAAGACCTTACAGATGGTATTAATCAATTTATAAAGAGTAATGAAATAGATTTTTTGGTAATGATAAATTCTAGACGTTCTTATTTAGAAAGCCTATTACACCAATCTACAATTGATAAAATAGGATTACATATTAAGATTCCTTTTTTAGCGATGCAGAATTTACAACGATATTAA
- a CDS encoding heavy metal translocating P-type ATPase metal-binding domain-containing protein, producing the protein MSEHTCFHCGDDCNKTVIKFDQKTFCCNGCKTVFEIFSTHDLSCYYDLQSAPGAIPEEIQGKYDYLDTPAIAEKLIEFNDGNTQIITLYIPHMHCSSCIWILENLHKLQPAITASQVNFPKKTVRITFNSDGISLKTLVSLLNSIGYEPYISLDDYTSGKTQINRSLIYKLGISGFAFGNVMFLSFPEYFEVSEYWLEQYKNIFRWLMFAFSLPVVFYAAQDYFISAYKGLRSKILNIDIPIALGILVLFLRSTTEIIFDWGTGFFDSLTGLVFFLLLGKFFQQKTYSFLSFERDYKSYFPIAVTRIATTKQNKKRKEENIQVYDIEKGDRLLIRNGELIPVDAILIEGDAQIDYSFVTGESESVTKQSGDTLFAGGRQLYGAIEIEVLKSVEQSYLTQLWSNDVFNKDKTASFTNLTDTISKYFTITILCIAILATSFWLFVDPSKAAQVFTAVLIIACPCALALARPFALGNILRIFGKTKFYLKNADVIERLALVDTMIFDKTGTITTTITNKVTYEGMELTPEEESLLKNTLRASNHPLSRTLYDILAEHDILTLDEYHEHIGKGIEGKLEEDTIKIGSANFVGNDINSEITNTSVHISTNKQYKGRYVFHNQYRKGVKKVFDQLSKNYQLAILSGDNEGEKEYLKKLLPENTSLLFDQKPDDKLNYIKSLQQHNQNVIMVGDGLNDAGALAQSDVGIAVSENVNVFSPACDAILDASKFDSISSYLDVSKKAITIIKSSFALSFLYNIIGLYFAVTGQLSPVIAAILMPLSSISIVAYVTVLTNWSGRKLKSKQ; encoded by the coding sequence ATGTCAGAGCATACTTGTTTTCATTGCGGAGATGATTGCAATAAGACAGTAATCAAATTTGATCAAAAAACATTCTGCTGTAATGGGTGCAAAACTGTATTTGAAATTTTTTCGACTCATGATTTATCCTGTTATTATGACTTACAATCTGCTCCTGGTGCCATTCCTGAAGAAATTCAAGGAAAATACGATTATCTCGATACTCCTGCTATTGCTGAAAAATTAATAGAATTTAATGATGGTAACACCCAAATCATTACACTGTATATTCCACACATGCATTGTAGCTCTTGTATTTGGATATTAGAAAATTTACATAAACTTCAGCCTGCTATTACAGCATCACAAGTTAATTTCCCTAAAAAAACAGTTCGTATAACATTCAACAGTGATGGTATTTCCCTTAAAACATTAGTCAGTTTACTTAATTCTATAGGGTATGAACCCTATATCAGTCTGGATGACTACACCTCAGGGAAAACACAAATCAACCGAAGCTTAATTTACAAACTTGGTATCTCTGGTTTTGCTTTTGGAAATGTAATGTTCTTATCATTTCCAGAATATTTTGAAGTATCGGAGTACTGGTTAGAACAATATAAAAACATTTTCCGCTGGTTAATGTTTGCTTTTTCACTGCCCGTTGTATTTTATGCTGCACAAGATTATTTCATTTCTGCTTATAAAGGGTTGCGATCAAAAATACTAAATATTGATATTCCAATCGCTTTAGGAATTTTGGTTCTTTTTCTACGAAGTACTACAGAGATTATTTTTGATTGGGGAACCGGTTTTTTTGATAGTCTCACCGGGCTGGTATTTTTTCTATTGCTAGGAAAATTCTTCCAACAAAAAACCTATTCTTTTTTATCCTTCGAGAGAGATTATAAATCTTATTTCCCGATCGCAGTAACAAGAATTGCTACAACAAAACAAAACAAAAAAAGAAAGGAAGAGAATATACAAGTTTACGATATTGAAAAAGGAGATCGACTATTAATCAGAAACGGTGAATTGATTCCTGTAGATGCCATTCTTATTGAAGGTGATGCACAAATTGATTATAGTTTTGTAACTGGCGAAAGTGAATCGGTTACCAAACAATCGGGTGATACTCTTTTTGCTGGAGGCAGACAACTTTATGGAGCTATAGAAATTGAAGTTTTAAAATCTGTAGAACAAAGTTACCTTACACAATTATGGAGCAATGATGTGTTTAATAAAGATAAAACTGCTTCATTTACTAATCTTACCGATACGATAAGTAAATATTTCACCATTACAATCTTATGCATCGCTATACTTGCTACTTCTTTTTGGCTATTTGTTGACCCTTCAAAAGCAGCACAGGTATTCACTGCAGTACTTATTATTGCCTGTCCCTGTGCATTGGCATTAGCACGACCTTTCGCCTTGGGTAACATTCTTCGCATCTTCGGAAAAACCAAATTCTATCTCAAAAACGCAGATGTTATAGAACGATTAGCTCTGGTAGACACCATGATTTTTGATAAAACTGGCACCATAACAACTACCATAACCAACAAAGTGACTTACGAAGGAATGGAACTAACACCTGAAGAAGAATCTTTGCTTAAAAACACATTACGAGCATCAAATCATCCACTTAGCAGAACACTCTATGATATATTAGCAGAACATGATATTCTAACTCTAGACGAATATCATGAACATATAGGAAAAGGAATTGAAGGTAAACTCGAAGAAGATACTATCAAAATAGGGTCTGCAAATTTTGTAGGAAATGATATCAATTCTGAAATCACAAATACTTCAGTTCACATTAGTACAAATAAACAATATAAAGGTCGTTATGTTTTTCATAACCAATATAGAAAAGGAGTTAAAAAAGTATTTGATCAATTATCTAAAAACTATCAACTCGCTATTTTATCAGGAGATAATGAAGGTGAAAAAGAATATTTAAAAAAACTACTCCCAGAAAACACTTCATTGCTTTTTGACCAAAAACCAGACGATAAGTTAAACTATATCAAATCACTACAACAGCATAATCAAAACGTCATCATGGTTGGTGATGGATTAAACGATGCTGGGGCTTTGGCACAAAGTGATGTAGGTATAGCTGTTTCAGAAAATGTGAATGTCTTTTCTCCTGCATGTGATGCGATTCTTGATGCTTCAAAATTTGATTCCATATCTTCTTATCTCGATGTATCAAAAAAAGCGATTACGATCATAAAATCGAGTTTTGCCCTATCATTTTTATATAATATTATAGGGCTATATTTTGCTGTTACTGGTCAACTTTCTCCTGTGATAGCTGCAATACTAATGCCATTAAGTTCTATCTCTATTGTTGCATACGTTACTGTACTGACAAACTGGTCTGGAAGAAAATTAAAATCAAAACAATGA
- the pdxH gene encoding pyridoxamine 5'-phosphate oxidase, which produces MINSSEDHNPIQHFQQWFHEVDKAHPEDEANAMLLSTIGVDGFPKSRIVLLKRFTWEGFIFFTNYNSEKGKAIAQNNKISIAFNWAAAKKEVLITGTAVKIAKNLSEGYFESRPEGSKLGAWASDQSEVVASRKVLENQLQQYEIKFKNQVIPKPEHWGGYLIKPNGFEFIEHQVREGFDHITKYKLQPNYNWSLSTKITLAQI; this is translated from the coding sequence ATGATAAACTCTTCTGAGGATCATAATCCAATCCAACATTTTCAACAATGGTTTCATGAGGTAGATAAAGCTCATCCCGAGGATGAAGCTAATGCAATGTTACTCTCCACCATCGGGGTAGATGGTTTTCCCAAAAGTAGAATTGTATTATTAAAACGCTTCACCTGGGAGGGTTTTATCTTTTTTACAAATTACAACAGTGAGAAAGGAAAGGCCATAGCGCAAAACAATAAAATCTCTATTGCCTTTAATTGGGCAGCAGCAAAAAAGGAAGTCTTAATCACTGGAACAGCAGTAAAAATTGCCAAAAACTTATCAGAAGGTTATTTTGAATCACGGCCCGAAGGGAGCAAATTGGGCGCATGGGCTTCTGATCAAAGTGAAGTAGTTGCCTCACGTAAAGTGCTAGAAAATCAACTACAGCAGTATGAAATCAAATTCAAAAATCAAGTCATCCCAAAACCAGAACATTGGGGAGGGTATTTGATTAAGCCTAATGGATTTGAGTTTATAGAACATCAGGTAAGGGAAGGGTTCGATCATATCACAAAATATAAACTACAACCAAATTATAATTGGTCTCTATCTACTAAAATTACATTAGCGCAAATATAG
- a CDS encoding alginate export family protein encodes MKLIKLSTAVLFALFFTNINAQLKIDAEVRPRFEYRHGFKTLFPDDADPAAFVSQRTRLNAGYKMEKLNFYLSLQDVRVWGDVPQLNSVDKNGFSVHQAWGEILFTPNISVKLGRQEIVYDDHRIFGNVGWAQQARSHDAALIRYNKDSFKLDLGFAFNQGEESLTETTLTTPNTYKSIQYAWLHKDWESFSGSLLFLNNGLQFTDPANSDNDETRYSQTVGTHLKYSKGKFGLTSNLYYQFGNDLGDNDLSAYLLGLEADYKLTEQWKILLGGELQSGNENGAPANGDNEAFTPFYGTNHKFNGLMDYFYVGNHIGNVGLIDLYLKTNIKFNQKSALNLAAHNFMAAADLPGDESKQLGTEIDFVYSYDFQKNINIKAGYSHLFASDGMEILKNNFDGNTNNWGWIMVTIKPTLFTTDK; translated from the coding sequence ATGAAACTCATTAAACTCAGTACCGCAGTATTATTCGCATTATTTTTCACAAACATCAATGCCCAATTAAAAATCGATGCAGAAGTACGACCTCGATTCGAGTACAGACATGGATTTAAAACATTGTTCCCAGACGATGCAGACCCCGCAGCTTTTGTATCCCAGCGTACACGATTAAATGCTGGTTACAAAATGGAAAAATTAAATTTTTATTTAAGCTTACAAGATGTAAGAGTATGGGGAGATGTGCCTCAACTCAATTCGGTAGATAAAAATGGTTTTAGTGTTCACCAAGCTTGGGGAGAAATTCTTTTTACTCCTAATATTTCAGTAAAACTAGGTCGTCAAGAAATTGTATACGACGATCATCGTATTTTTGGTAATGTAGGTTGGGCACAACAAGCACGAAGCCACGATGCTGCCCTTATAAGATACAATAAAGATAGTTTTAAGCTTGACTTAGGTTTTGCATTTAACCAAGGAGAAGAGTCCCTAACAGAAACAACACTTACAACACCTAATACATATAAAAGTATTCAATATGCCTGGTTACATAAAGACTGGGAGAGTTTTTCGGGAAGCCTCCTTTTTCTTAATAATGGATTACAGTTTACAGATCCTGCCAATTCTGATAATGATGAAACCCGATATAGCCAAACTGTAGGAACTCACCTGAAATACTCAAAAGGAAAATTTGGCCTTACATCTAATCTTTATTATCAATTTGGAAATGATTTAGGTGATAATGATCTAAGTGCATATCTATTAGGCCTAGAAGCAGATTATAAATTAACTGAACAATGGAAAATACTACTAGGTGGAGAACTGCAAAGTGGTAATGAAAATGGAGCTCCTGCCAATGGAGATAATGAAGCTTTTACTCCTTTTTATGGTACTAACCATAAATTTAACGGGCTAATGGATTATTTCTATGTGGGTAATCACATCGGAAATGTAGGATTGATTGACCTATATCTAAAAACGAATATAAAATTCAATCAAAAATCTGCTTTAAACTTAGCTGCTCACAATTTTATGGCTGCCGCAGATTTACCAGGAGATGAATCCAAACAATTGGGAACAGAAATAGATTTCGTATATTCATATGATTTTCAGAAAAACATAAACATCAAAGCTGGATATTCTCATCTCTTTGCTTCAGATGGAATGGAAATATTAAAAAACAATTTTGATGGAAATACCAATAATTGGGGATGGATCATGGTTACGATTAAACCCACTTTATTTACAACCGATAAATAA
- a CDS encoding molybdopterin-dependent oxidoreductase: MYTSLTNRRKFIKKMAMLSAMTAAATMFPGILFADEQEKGLPSGDIDWKKAPCRFCGVGCGVLVGTENGKAVAVKGDPKSDVNKGLLCVKGYHQIMCIQSKDRLTHALVKKNGQYVKTPINEALDIVANKMKETIKKHGKDSVAMYTSGQSTIPEGYVASKLMKGAIGTNNLDCNARLCMASAVAGFLTTFGADEPMGCYEDIDHADYFVTWGNNMAEMHPVLFSRMLEQKNRRGAKIIDFATRTTRSSTASDRSILFEPQTDLAVANAICYEIINNGWVNNSFVEKHCNFSKGLTNMGYGLEDKYKFKDKPQKIDFEAYKKFLSDYTPEKVAKYSKVSVKDIKYLAAIYGDPNKKVVSYWCMGMNQHTRGTWINNLVYNIHLLTGKISQPGNGPFSLTGQPSACGTAREVGTFTHKLPKGVVMNEKHRRLAAKIWKVPYERIPSKPTYHATEMFRAVDRGDIKFIWTQVTNPLVSMPKTSRYRPAMEKDSCFVVVSDVFPTPTSDVADVILPASWHIEKGGLYGNSERRTQHWDKMVDGPGETTPDAWMTVEVAKRMGYGDLFPYSEENHVEEIYNEYRQFHEGAKHGMAPLEVLKKESGVIWPYVNGKSTQWRFNSKYDPACSNGENFHFYGKPDGKAIIWQRPYEPAAEFPDKEYPFWLNTGRVIEHWHTGSMTRRIPVLHKAMPSAYVEFHPEDATALGIRDGENIKVTSRRGSCVLPASINKRGLPTKGQVFVPFFDENMLINDVTLDAFCPISKEPDYKKCAVKVEKA, translated from the coding sequence ATGTATACCTCTCTCACCAATAGAAGAAAATTCATAAAAAAAATGGCGATGTTGTCTGCGATGACTGCCGCAGCAACTATGTTTCCCGGAATATTATTTGCAGACGAACAGGAAAAAGGATTGCCAAGTGGTGATATCGATTGGAAAAAAGCTCCATGTCGATTTTGTGGTGTAGGATGTGGAGTGCTCGTAGGAACAGAGAACGGAAAAGCTGTAGCAGTAAAAGGAGACCCTAAGAGTGATGTCAATAAGGGATTACTTTGTGTAAAGGGATACCACCAAATCATGTGTATTCAATCAAAAGATAGACTCACTCATGCGTTGGTAAAGAAAAACGGTCAGTACGTTAAGACACCAATCAATGAAGCTTTGGATATTGTTGCCAACAAAATGAAGGAAACGATTAAAAAGCATGGTAAAGATAGTGTAGCCATGTATACTTCTGGTCAATCTACAATTCCTGAAGGATATGTTGCTTCAAAACTAATGAAAGGAGCAATCGGAACAAATAATCTAGATTGTAATGCTCGATTATGTATGGCAAGTGCAGTAGCAGGTTTTTTGACCACTTTTGGTGCTGATGAACCTATGGGCTGTTATGAAGATATCGACCATGCAGACTATTTTGTTACTTGGGGTAATAATATGGCAGAAATGCATCCGGTGCTATTCTCCAGAATGCTCGAACAAAAAAATAGAAGAGGTGCCAAAATTATTGATTTTGCCACCCGAACAACACGTTCTAGTACTGCTTCTGACAGGTCTATATTGTTTGAACCTCAAACCGACTTAGCCGTTGCCAATGCAATTTGTTATGAAATTATTAATAATGGATGGGTAAACAACTCTTTTGTAGAAAAACATTGCAACTTTAGCAAAGGATTAACCAATATGGGATATGGCCTGGAAGATAAATACAAATTTAAAGACAAGCCACAAAAAATAGATTTTGAAGCCTATAAAAAATTCTTAAGCGATTATACTCCAGAAAAAGTAGCTAAGTACTCAAAAGTATCTGTAAAAGATATTAAGTATTTAGCCGCTATATACGGAGATCCAAATAAAAAGGTAGTTTCTTATTGGTGTATGGGAATGAACCAACATACGAGAGGAACCTGGATAAATAACTTAGTTTACAATATTCATTTACTTACCGGAAAAATTTCACAGCCAGGAAATGGACCATTTTCATTGACAGGGCAACCATCTGCTTGCGGTACTGCAAGAGAAGTAGGTACTTTTACTCACAAGTTGCCTAAAGGAGTCGTGATGAATGAAAAACATAGACGCTTAGCAGCAAAAATATGGAAAGTACCCTATGAGCGTATCCCTTCTAAACCAACGTATCATGCTACAGAAATGTTTAGAGCAGTTGATCGTGGGGATATTAAATTTATTTGGACACAAGTTACCAATCCTTTGGTTTCAATGCCAAAAACAAGTAGGTATCGCCCAGCTATGGAAAAAGACTCTTGTTTTGTTGTAGTCTCTGATGTTTTTCCTACACCTACATCTGATGTAGCAGATGTAATTTTACCAGCATCATGGCATATAGAAAAAGGTGGATTGTATGGAAACTCTGAACGAAGAACACAACATTGGGATAAAATGGTAGATGGTCCGGGAGAAACAACTCCAGATGCATGGATGACCGTTGAAGTTGCAAAGCGAATGGGGTATGGTGATTTATTTCCGTATAGTGAAGAAAATCATGTTGAAGAAATTTATAATGAATACCGGCAGTTTCACGAAGGAGCAAAACACGGAATGGCTCCTTTAGAAGTTCTAAAAAAAGAATCTGGTGTAATATGGCCATATGTAAATGGAAAATCTACACAATGGCGTTTCAATTCAAAATATGACCCTGCTTGTTCTAATGGTGAAAATTTTCATTTTTATGGAAAACCAGACGGAAAAGCAATAATCTGGCAACGACCATATGAACCGGCTGCAGAATTCCCTGATAAGGAATATCCTTTTTGGCTCAATACCGGAAGAGTTATCGAGCATTGGCATACAGGTTCTATGACACGTAGGATACCTGTATTACACAAAGCGATGCCAAGTGCCTATGTAGAGTTTCACCCAGAAGATGCGACAGCATTAGGAATTAGAGATGGCGAAAATATAAAAGTAACATCACGTAGAGGTTCATGTGTATTACCCGCATCGATAAACAAAAGAGGGTTACCCACCAAAGGCCAGGTTTTTGTACCCTTCTTTGATGAAAACATGCTAATTAATGACGTTACTTTGGATGCTTTTTGTCCAATTTCTAAAGAACCTGATTATAAAAAATGTGCTGTTAAAGTAGAAAAAGCATAG
- a CDS encoding nitrate reductase cytochrome c-type subunit — MKKRLGIISLFLLLFIAFITIWNYSYQEGLEESYIPIEENSAETSIPSESGVFKRSGLALEYANMPVDEEHQRSLDTYYDNRAYPGAPPSIPHPVKEEMSLGANTCLQCHENGGFVQKFNAYAPVTPHPEMVNCRQCHVVQKTENLFTENGFAKAHAPKVGINNALPGSPPMIPHQIQMRENCLSCHAGPAAPKEIRVSHPERINCRQCHVPRDKKVTDIEVFTRANITENE; from the coding sequence ATGAAAAAGAGACTCGGAATCATATCACTGTTTTTATTGTTGTTCATAGCTTTTATCACTATCTGGAATTATAGTTATCAAGAAGGTTTGGAAGAAAGTTATATCCCTATTGAGGAAAACTCAGCAGAAACGTCTATCCCATCAGAGAGTGGAGTATTCAAACGTTCTGGACTGGCATTAGAATATGCAAACATGCCCGTTGATGAAGAACATCAAAGATCACTAGACACCTATTATGATAATAGAGCATATCCTGGAGCGCCCCCCAGTATCCCACATCCGGTTAAGGAAGAAATGAGTTTAGGAGCAAATACCTGTTTGCAATGCCATGAAAACGGAGGATTTGTGCAAAAATTCAATGCTTATGCACCAGTTACACCACATCCAGAAATGGTTAATTGCCGGCAATGCCACGTAGTACAAAAGACCGAAAATCTCTTTACAGAAAATGGTTTTGCAAAAGCTCATGCTCCTAAAGTTGGAATAAATAATGCTTTACCCGGGAGTCCACCAATGATCCCGCATCAAATACAGATGAGAGAAAATTGCTTGTCTTGCCATGCCGGACCTGCAGCTCCAAAAGAGATAAGAGTATCTCATCCAGAGCGTATAAATTGTAGGCAATGTCATGTTCCTAGAGATAAAAAAGTAACTGATATTGAAGTTTTCACCAGAGCTAATATTACTGAAAATGAATAG
- a CDS encoding cytochrome c3 family protein, with protein MNRYNNIHILMYTFLTVILFSCKHGEGEYHSITDKIEAKSKNYHGTSISSEQYLEGIKTIKITEGEHTFLIPERKSEIKSYACTECHTKPIEKLKSEDPSKKAHWDIKLAHADLNTMNCITCHNGNDMDNLTSLTGSDIDFNRSYTLCSQCHSKQFKDWKGGAHGKKLGGWAPPRASMTCVNCHNPHNPGFETRWPAGYNTQKVKERE; from the coding sequence ATGAATAGATATAATAACATACATATTCTGATGTATACTTTCCTTACCGTCATATTATTTTCATGTAAACACGGGGAAGGCGAATACCATAGTATTACTGACAAAATAGAAGCCAAGAGTAAAAATTATCACGGTACTTCTATTTCTTCAGAACAGTATTTAGAGGGTATTAAAACAATAAAGATTACAGAAGGAGAACATACATTTTTGATTCCTGAACGTAAAAGCGAAATCAAATCATACGCCTGTACCGAATGTCATACCAAACCAATAGAAAAATTAAAAAGTGAAGATCCTTCAAAAAAAGCACATTGGGATATTAAACTGGCTCATGCGGATCTAAATACTATGAACTGCATTACCTGTCATAATGGAAATGACATGGATAACCTAACTAGTTTAACAGGTTCAGACATTGATTTTAATAGGAGTTATACATTATGTAGTCAATGCCATAGTAAACAGTTTAAAGATTGGAAAGGTGGTGCACATGGTAAAAAGTTAGGAGGATGGGCTCCTCCCAGAGCATCAATGACCTGTGTAAATTGCCATAACCCGCACAATCCAGGTTTTGAAACCAGGTGGCCTGCCGGGTATAATACTCAAAAAGTAAAAGAACGAGAATAG
- a CDS encoding 4Fe-4S dicluster domain-containing protein, producing MSDNTKKWFSLNLNSKKKQSTGSCGCGKTSGGCGSHTKDQITNQEFDAAVDAAIGDERKKDGFDQVFDVQMDRRTAFRKLTASLVIGAGAVSTSCNLTSGEESKEKAQIDWEEQFKGNYKLMTNDEKKATVDRLVRSYQLRKGQNIDMSSKNAEKDVLFGYAFNISKCQGYMDCVSACVEENNQDRNSQMEYIRIHEMKDGKGLKFDEADDNYYHEVPAEGHFYMGTQCFHCDNPPCVEVCPVQATWREEDGLVVVDYDWCVGCRYCMAACPYDGRRFNWSTPEVPENEINKNQHYLGNRMRKKGVMEKCTFCVQRSRAGKNPACVEACPTGARIFGNLLDPESTIRWVLENKKVFRLKEDLGTEPKFWYFMD from the coding sequence ATGAGCGACAATACTAAAAAATGGTTTTCTCTAAACCTAAATAGCAAAAAGAAACAAAGTACAGGTTCTTGTGGTTGCGGAAAAACATCTGGTGGATGCGGCTCTCATACTAAAGATCAAATTACTAATCAGGAATTTGATGCTGCAGTAGATGCTGCTATTGGTGATGAACGCAAAAAAGATGGTTTTGATCAAGTTTTTGATGTACAAATGGATCGTCGAACTGCTTTTAGAAAACTAACCGCAAGTTTGGTAATTGGCGCCGGAGCTGTAAGTACATCTTGTAATCTGACTTCTGGAGAAGAAAGTAAAGAAAAAGCACAAATCGATTGGGAAGAGCAGTTTAAGGGCAACTATAAATTAATGACCAATGATGAAAAGAAGGCTACAGTTGACCGATTAGTACGCTCCTATCAACTACGAAAAGGGCAAAATATTGATATGTCGTCTAAAAATGCTGAGAAAGATGTGCTTTTTGGATATGCCTTTAATATCTCTAAATGTCAAGGCTACATGGATTGTGTAAGTGCTTGTGTAGAAGAAAATAATCAGGATCGAAATTCGCAAATGGAATATATACGAATTCATGAAATGAAAGATGGAAAAGGTCTTAAGTTTGATGAAGCCGATGACAATTATTACCACGAAGTCCCTGCAGAAGGTCATTTTTATATGGGAACACAATGTTTTCATTGTGATAACCCTCCATGTGTAGAGGTTTGCCCGGTACAAGCCACCTGGCGAGAAGAAGATGGATTGGTCGTTGTAGATTATGACTGGTGCGTTGGGTGTAGGTATTGTATGGCTGCCTGCCCTTATGACGGACGACGATTTAACTGGAGTACTCCCGAAGTTCCTGAAAATGAGATTAACAAAAATCAACATTATCTGGGAAATCGTATGCGTAAAAAAGGAGTAATGGAAAAATGTACTTTCTGTGTGCAACGATCTCGGGCTGGTAAAAACCCTGCTTGTGTAGAAGCTTGCCCAACAGGAGCTCGAATTTTTGGAAATTTATTAGATCCCGAAAGTACAATACGCTGGGTATTGGAAAACAAAAAAGTGTTTAGGTTAAAAGAAGATCTTGGGACAGAGCCTAAGTTCTGGTATTTTATGGATTGA